The Alphaproteobacteria bacterium US3C007 genomic interval AATTGAAAAAACCAAAGAATTGCGCAGCATGGTTGCGGACCGCCCAATACATATCCAGATCGATGGTGGGGTCACACCCGAAACCGCGCCGCTCGTTTCGGCGGCTGGCGCCGATGTCTTGGTCGCAGGATCTGCCGTGTTTAAAGGCGGATCGGTTGCAAACCCTGGCCCCTATGGTCACAATATCCGCGCCATACGCGCAGCTGCAAAAGGATAAACCGTGTCAAGCATTCCCCCCGTTTGCGATTTCAACTGGCCCGCGCCCGATTTTCAGCTTCCTGCAACGGATGGGCGGATGCTATCCCGAAACGATATCAGCGGTCCAAGAGGCTGCTTGATCATTTTTATGTGCAATCACTGTCCCTATGTATTGAGTGTTTTAGACAGACTGCAAAGAGACGCGCGCGATTTACAATCTATCGGCATTGGAGTGGCGGCGATCAACGCCAATGATGCCTTGGCCTATCCTGCTGATAGTTTTGAAAATATGATCACATTGGCCGAGGAGCACAGGTTTTCATTTCCATATCTTTATGATGAAACGCAAAGCGTTGCAAAAGCTTATGGCGCGGCCTGTACACCGGATTTCTTCGGCTTTAACGCCGCCGGCGGGCTGCAATATCGCGGCCGACTAGATGCATCGGGAAGAACCGCCGGAGCCACCGATCTACGCAGAGACCTTTTTGAAGCCATGCAACACATGGTGAAAACCGGCCATGGGCCCGAAGTGCAAATCGCCTCCATTGGCTGCTCAATCAAATGGAAACCAGAATGAACGGGCTTATTTTTGATCTTGACGGCACGCTGATTGATAGCGCGCCGGACATACAGGCGGCCGTGAATAAAATGCTGGCGGAGGAAGGCATCAGCCCGCTGGATTTGGCAACCGTAATTTCTTTTATCGGCAATGGAATGCCCAAATTGGTGCAACGCGTTCTGCACGCGGTGCAGCTGCCGCTCGAGCGGCACAGCGCGCTCTATGAAAAAACCCTCTTGCTGTACAATCAGGCCCCCAGCGCACTGAGCCAACCCTATGAAGGCGTGGTCGAAATGCTTGAAACCTTGGCCGCGCAGGGGCATCGCCTCGCAATTTGCACCAATAAGCCCGCCGAACCCGCCCAACAAATTCTACAGGATTTCAACTTGGAACGGTTTTTTGAGGTGGTCGTGGGTGGCGACAGCTTGTCCGTTAAAAAGCCAAATCCGGCGCCGCTGCAGCATTGCGTCGCACGATTGGGCGCCAGCGCCGCACTTTATATTGGTGACAGCGAAGTGGATTATGAAACCGCGCAACGGGCGCAAATTCCATTCATATTTTTCACCGGTGGATACCGAAAAGCTTCGGCCGCGTTTTTCCAAAACGCCCATCATATTGACCAGTTTAGCGCGGTACCAGCCTTGGCAGACAGCCTTTTAAAAAAGTCCTGAACCTGCAGAAAATGCCTTGTAAGCTGCGCCCTACAGCGCCTGAGACCCGAGCATAACAGCGGCATAGTGATCGCCCGGCAATGCTGCAACAGGCCTATGCAAGCACGTCGAGCAATCGGTTATGTTCAGGGTCTTTTAACGCATCAATAATATCAAAATGGTGGCATTTAGGCGGTATCACAGGCACCACGTGCCAAGCGCTGCCCAGCCATGCGGCTTGCTGCAAGAAAACCGGGCGTTCTGCTCCGCCCACCCAAATCCGCACATCTAGATCTGGTTTCGGGGCAAAAACCGGGCTTTCATCCCGCGCAGATGCGCTATCCAGCTTAAAATCGGCGTTCATCGAGGTTTCCATCAATGGCCGTAAATCCGCCAAGGGCGAAATTGCTAAAACCCGTTTTATCCGTTCATGAAGCGCCTGCGGCAGCCCATCGGCGCATGCCATACGTGCAACAAGATGCCCACCCGCCGAGTGGCCCGCCAAAATCAGTGGCCCCGCAATGCGCGCGGCGCTTTGCACGATCGCCTGCGATATCTGGCGGGTAATCTGCGCGATCGAAACGCGCGGGCATAGATCATAGGAGGGCATCGCCACCGCCCATCCATGCGCCAAAGGTCCCTGCGCGAAATGCGACCAGTCGCTTTTATCAAACCTCAGCCAATAACCGCCATGAACGAAGACGAATAGACCTTTGGGCGGATTCTCCGGTAAGAACAGATCAAAGCGTTGGCGCTCGCTTTGACCATAAGCAATGTCAAGCTGGGCCGCATCCCGGGCCAGCATAACTGCGCGAAACGCCGCAGCCTGCGATTTCCATCTTTCTATAAAACCCTCTGCCCCGGGAATAAATGGCGCATTGGCATAATCATTGTCTAAACGCATTGAGCTTTTTCATTTTGTCCACTGGACAAAGTTTGACAGAGTTGCTTTGGCTTATGAAGCGTTATTTGGAGAAAAAGCATATGTTAGACACCCACACCAACCTGGCCAGCCTGTTGAAAGATCCCAGCCTCTTGGTAACGCAAGCCTATCTGGCCGGAGAATGGGTGGACGGAGATAATGAAGCCCGCTTTGAGGTTGTGAACCCTGCCCGCGGCGATGTGATTGCAAGGGTGGCTGATATCAGCCGGGCCCAAACTGCCCAGGCCATCGCTGCCGCAGAAAAGGCGCAAAAGCTTTGGGCTGCCCGCACTGCCAAAGAGCGCAGCGTTATTTTACGGCGCTGGTTTGATTTAATGGTGGAACATACGGATGATTTGGCGCTGATCCTTACCGCCGAACAAGGCAAGCCATTGGCCGAAGCCAAAGGCGAAATCAGTTATGGCGCTTCCTTCATCGAATTTTTTGCCGAAGAGGCCAAACGGGTTTATGGCGAAACCATCCCCGGCCACCAACCTGATAAACGTATCATGGTGCTGAAGCAGCCGATTGGCGTAGCCGCCTCAATCACGCCTTGGAACTTTCCCAACGCAATGATCACCCGGAAAGCCGCGCCTGCCTTGGCCGCAGGATGCGCATTTGTGGCGCGGCCCGCCTCAGAAACGCCTCTCTCGGCGCTGGTCATGGGGGTTTTAGCCGAGCGCGCAGGCCTGCCCAAAGGTGTGTTGTCAATCCTTCCGGCCACGCAGGCCGCAGAGATCGGCAAAGAATTTTGCGAAAATCCGATCGTGCGCAAACTCACCTTTACCGGATCCACCGCAGTGGGCCGCAGCTTGCTGCGTCAAGCCGCAGACAGCGTGATGAAATGTTCTATGGAATTGGGAGGCAACGCGCCATTTATTGTATTTGATGATGCCGATCTCGACGCCGCAGTGGCCGGCGCGATCATGTGCAAATTTCGCAATAATGGCCAAACCTGCGTTTGTGCGAATAGAATCTACGTGCAAGCGGGCGTTTATGACGCCTTTGCCGAGAAGCTGGCAACAGCCGTGGCCGCGCTCAAAGTGGGTGACGGGCTGGAAGAGGGTACCGCTTTGGGCCCGTTGATTAACCAGAAAGCCATCATAAAAGTGCAAGACCATATTGCCGATGCCACTGTCAAAGGCGCCATGGTAAAAATGGGCGGGCAAACGCTGCAGGGCGCTGGGTATTTTCTAACCCCCACCATCATTACAGGCGCCACAAAAGACATGAAAGTCGCCCAAGAAGAAACCTTTGGCCCCTTTGCGCCTTTGTTCAAGTTTGAAGATGAAGACGAAGTGATCGCGCTGGCCAATGATACAATTTTTGGCCTTGCCTCGTATTTTTATGCCAAAGATCTGAGCCGTGTTTACAAAGTGGCCGAGGCTTTAGAATACGGGATTGTGGGCGTTAACACGGGTATAATTTCCACTGAGGTGGCACCCTTTGGCGGCGTCAAGCAATCAGGGATTGGGCG includes:
- a CDS encoding thioredoxin family protein, which encodes MSSIPPVCDFNWPAPDFQLPATDGRMLSRNDISGPRGCLIIFMCNHCPYVLSVLDRLQRDARDLQSIGIGVAAINANDALAYPADSFENMITLAEEHRFSFPYLYDETQSVAKAYGAACTPDFFGFNAAGGLQYRGRLDASGRTAGATDLRRDLFEAMQHMVKTGHGPEVQIASIGCSIKWKPE
- a CDS encoding alpha/beta hydrolase; the protein is MRLDNDYANAPFIPGAEGFIERWKSQAAAFRAVMLARDAAQLDIAYGQSERQRFDLFLPENPPKGLFVFVHGGYWLRFDKSDWSHFAQGPLAHGWAVAMPSYDLCPRVSIAQITRQISQAIVQSAARIAGPLILAGHSAGGHLVARMACADGLPQALHERIKRVLAISPLADLRPLMETSMNADFKLDSASARDESPVFAPKPDLDVRIWVGGAERPVFLQQAAWLGSAWHVVPVIPPKCHHFDIIDALKDPEHNRLLDVLA
- a CDS encoding NAD-dependent succinate-semialdehyde dehydrogenase codes for the protein MLDTHTNLASLLKDPSLLVTQAYLAGEWVDGDNEARFEVVNPARGDVIARVADISRAQTAQAIAAAEKAQKLWAARTAKERSVILRRWFDLMVEHTDDLALILTAEQGKPLAEAKGEISYGASFIEFFAEEAKRVYGETIPGHQPDKRIMVLKQPIGVAASITPWNFPNAMITRKAAPALAAGCAFVARPASETPLSALVMGVLAERAGLPKGVLSILPATQAAEIGKEFCENPIVRKLTFTGSTAVGRSLLRQAADSVMKCSMELGGNAPFIVFDDADLDAAVAGAIMCKFRNNGQTCVCANRIYVQAGVYDAFAEKLATAVAALKVGDGLEEGTALGPLINQKAIIKVQDHIADATVKGAMVKMGGQTLQGAGYFLTPTIITGATKDMKVAQEETFGPFAPLFKFEDEDEVIALANDTIFGLASYFYAKDLSRVYKVAEALEYGIVGVNTGIISTEVAPFGGVKQSGIGREGSHHGIEDYLEMKYICLSV
- the gph gene encoding phosphoglycolate phosphatase (PGP is an essential enzyme in the glycolate salvage pathway in higher organisms (photorespiration in plants). Phosphoglycolate results from the oxidase activity of RubisCO in the Calvin cycle when concentrations of carbon dioxide are low relative to oxygen. This enzyme is a member of the Haloacid Dehalogenase (HAD) superfamily of aspartate-nucleophile hydrolase enzymes (PF00702).); translation: MNGLIFDLDGTLIDSAPDIQAAVNKMLAEEGISPLDLATVISFIGNGMPKLVQRVLHAVQLPLERHSALYEKTLLLYNQAPSALSQPYEGVVEMLETLAAQGHRLAICTNKPAEPAQQILQDFNLERFFEVVVGGDSLSVKKPNPAPLQHCVARLGASAALYIGDSEVDYETAQRAQIPFIFFTGGYRKASAAFFQNAHHIDQFSAVPALADSLLKKS